The nucleotide window CCGGCCTTGACATTGAGCGGTTTGGTCTTCGCTAATGCTTTTTCTTTGAGAGCCAGATTGGCCTGCAGGTAGATGTGGGTGGGTTCGGGAGATTCGTGACCAAGCCAAAGAGCGATGACGGAATGGTCCACCCCGGACTGAAGGAGTTCCATGGCAGCGGTATGACGAAGGACATGAGGTGA belongs to Candidatus Eisenbacteria bacterium and includes:
- a CDS encoding tyrosine-type recombinase/integrase, whose protein sequence is SPHVLRHTAAMELLQSGVDHSVIALWLGHESPEPTHIYLQANLALKEKALAKTKPLNVKAGRYRPSDNLLRFLNAL